From Petrotoga mexicana DSM 14811:
TTTCACATCTTTATCAAAACTTTCTAAATTCCAATTCACTGGGAAAACATAGTCTTTAAACACTTCATTCACAAGCTCGATAACAACACTTGCCGAAACATTTTTCAATGATTCGTAAGTAATCATCGTACCCCCCACCTTTCTCTTGACAGATCAAACCATATGATCCCAATTTTCTGAAACCTCAGAATTAAAATCTTTACTATCTATAATTTTAACATAAAAACTGAAAAATATGAAAAAACCACCCTTTAGGGTGGCTTATTCGATAATTTCTTTCATAATATTGGCAAGTTCCACGAAATCTTCTGTTAATGAAGCACCTCCAACCAAACCGCCGTCTATATCTGGTTTACCAAAGAGGCCTAAATAATTGTTTGGTTTTATGCTTCCACCATAAAGTATTGTGGTTTTTTTAGCAAATTCTTCATTGAAGATATCTTTCAAAAGGTCTCTAATAAACTTATGAACTTCTTGGGCTTGGTTGGGTGTGGCTACTTTTCCTGTTCCAATTGCCCATACGGGTTCGTAGGCGATTATGATTGTTTTTGCTTCTTCTTCAGTTAAACCATAAAGAGCTTCTTTAATCTGTCTTTCTACAACGTTGAATGTTAAACCCTTTTCACGTTCTTCTAACTGTTCACCAACACACAGTATGGGTGTTAACCCTGAAGATATTACCTTTTTAAGTTTTTTGTTTATGAGTTCATCGCTTTCTTGAAAGATGTGCCTTCTTTCAGAATGACCAAGAATTACATATTCTACTCCTATATCCCTTAACATATTAACGGAGATCTCGCCTGTGTAAGCACCTTTATCTTCATAATAAGCATTTTGGGCACCTACTTTTATGTTTGAACTACTTGTGATATCTCTAACCTTTTCAAGAGCTGTGAAAGGGGGACAAACAATAACTTCAAACTTATCTTCGGTTTTTATCTGTCCTACAAGTTTTGAGACAAATTCAGCTGCCTCTGTATTAGTTTTGTTCATCTTCCAATTTCCGGCGAGAATAAATTTTCTTTCATTCAGCTTTTTTTTTTCGTTTATTGAAGAGATACCTGGCAATTCTTTACCTTCTAAAAATTCTAAAGAGGCACCTCCACCAGTTGAAACGTGTGAAAATTCGCTAGCCAATCCAAATTTTTCAGCGGCAGCTGCAGAATCTCCTCCACCTATAATACTTATACAACCTTTTTTGGTTACTTCTGCGATTGCCTTTGCTACTTCTTCGGTACCAAAAGCAAAATCATCCATTTCAAAAACTCCCATAGGACCGTTCCAAACAATTGTTTTAGCATCGGAAATTTTCTCTTTAAATAAAGAAACGCTTTCAGGTCCTATATCTAAGCCCATCCAACCTTCGGGAATTCCATCATCTATTTTTACAGTTTTCTTCTCAACACCTGCTTCTATTTTTTGGGCGATAACGGTATCAACAGGTAAAACAATCTCAACGCCTTTTGCTTTCGCATTTTCTAATATGTCTTTTGCAACATTGAGTTTATCTTCTTCCACCAACGAAGAACCAACGTTTTTACCTAAGGCTTTTAAGAAAGTAAACATCATAGCACCGCCGATTAATATCTTATCAGCTTTATTTAATAGATTATTTATAACCCCTATTTTGTCGGATACTTTAGCACCACCCAGAATTACTACATATGGTTTTTCTGGGTTTTCAACGGCCTTTTGCAAAAATTCGATCTCTTTTTCCATCAAAAATCCTGCGACACTTGGTATATAGTTTGCTATACCAACATTGGAAGCGTGTGCTCTGTGAGCCGTTCCAAATGCATCATTAACATGAAGATCCGCTAAAGACGCCCAATATTTTGCCAGTTCAGGATCGTTTTTTGTTTCACCTTTTTCAAATCTTGTATTTTCAATTAGTAACACTTCACCATCTTTTAATTCTGAGACGGCTTTTTCAACTTTTGGTCCCCTGGTTTCATCTACAAAATAAACTTTATTATTTAATAACTCATCTAATCTATCGGCTACTGGTTTTAAAGAAAATTGAGGATTTTTTTCACCTTTGGGACGTCCTAAATGAGA
This genomic window contains:
- the tpiA gene encoding triose-phosphate isomerase, yielding MEKLTIKDVDLKGKKVIMRVDFNVPIKDGKITDETRIKAALDTIQYTLDKGAKVILLSHLGRPKGEKNPQFSLKPVADRLDELLNNKVYFVDETRGPKVEKAVSELKDGEVLLIENTRFEKGETKNDPELAKYWASLADLHVNDAFGTAHRAHASNVGIANYIPSVAGFLMEKEIEFLQKAVENPEKPYVVILGGAKVSDKIGVINNLLNKADKILIGGAMMFTFLKALGKNVGSSLVEEDKLNVAKDILENAKAKGVEIVLPVDTVIAQKIEAGVEKKTVKIDDGIPEGWMGLDIGPESVSLFKEKISDAKTIVWNGPMGVFEMDDFAFGTEEVAKAIAEVTKKGCISIIGGGDSAAAAEKFGLASEFSHVSTGGGASLEFLEGKELPGISSINEKKKLNERKFILAGNWKMNKTNTEAAEFVSKLVGQIKTEDKFEVIVCPPFTALEKVRDITSSSNIKVGAQNAYYEDKGAYTGEISVNMLRDIGVEYVILGHSERRHIFQESDELINKKLKKVISSGLTPILCVGEQLEEREKGLTFNVVERQIKEALYGLTEEEAKTIIIAYEPVWAIGTGKVATPNQAQEVHKFIRDLLKDIFNEEFAKKTTILYGGSIKPNNYLGLFGKPDIDGGLVGGASLTEDFVELANIMKEIIE